From one Syngnathoides biaculeatus isolate LvHL_M chromosome 12, ASM1980259v1, whole genome shotgun sequence genomic stretch:
- the tarbp1 gene encoding probable methyltransferase TARBP1 isoform X2, producing the protein MSGEEVLFKWQAKCSKMLREFWEDYVLVMETLEENQVHVVRPVLNRVDSLIQTTANKGQDLFHPSWLLCVYQRMFHSENKTLMRAGVCHLLDLQILHQPAFASAFSQFVVGPFMDVLSEMSLFSMAASQRVGDCPDLAVKLQTFLKNFFSILPREDQGRVLLLLIQQLGSKHWCAVPLLFISQALSKLDPSPILALDGLTAFREVLRCTMITHQVLLRGAAQCFLLRSALCLMDVNRVTLDDVFTFLGNFRADESLCRGTALWNEVCDWLSSNEGSFKTSDDGVTSSKETIKVYVHGKLHEFLRVPACTGQTESLPDTKEADMLARSIMLWTDIEGSQPGAKIADSLHLLMSPIMDTLSRVGSNIYMPERKSDKSLQLVLRLLQLRETQKEHGDEVTTALEGLIFQFIDSIQEFILRRLCGELQELCDVERAQLYLCVLKQLAMHSCKIQQDSFPKLIKYSLNVLKEPPQQIPSVGSQVVRAVAMASLAMVCQLLEQQEIGLETLSLLKQLNEHFYKPVPFPWQSHSTLGRFNERLLKPQTTDSSGNESFQGLLRDWGRTAAHFMRDQWICLSFLTKTLGFQDFELPKNKETVIAALSCCVDALALLPSDLVLPVLAFMETALPQLVHEDESLCVEAVSQCWELVHGLSNNAHDFWPALKGFISVAFHQKLLLLTDSQAPVLTKTVKQIAVEIMEFSESKNGVFSVLLEHCCQTWLPASEQSRNPDDNNFSSVFSYINIMAEGCIYGPVFRRDQRLVQDVQAYVEQLGELCAANAVVTSDNRDDQLPRMYTLAFLSRLDVSNLLHEQLMEQLVVILLKKDKNMSKSVRISSNSLQHRVKNRIWQTVLMMLPKFKEGFVASILSSVFEAGFCSNQASVKYMIEWTMILILVHYPKYIDSFWACFNMHHEGTKTGICTFFAVLVHFSVIIPKLQDPDIHLGKALDISLQWCFHHNFSVRLYALLALKRVWSLVEVRGEKTVEGLRALSTVVKACLHQTEALKNTGNANKNWTRIQEHFFFGTFHPIRDYSIETIFYTFPSLSGLADDEWILPLKFKKLSGFSQTPPLRNTTPDLSQLQPGDWIQQDKSEEDNEERWAEVQKKITPWRLDILEQDLELQLVPLQRAARLGKQHSALLVVASLIDKPTNLGGLCRTCEIFGASALALDNLRHITDKHFQSLSVSSELWLPLLEVKPLELTDFLQLKKSEGYCIVGVEQTANSQSLQDYQFLEKTLLLLGNEREGIPANLLQLLDVCVEIPQQGVIRSLNVHVSAALLIWEYTRQRVK; encoded by the exons A TGAGTGGTGAGGAGGTCCTGTTCAAATGGCAAGCCAAATGCAGTAAAATGCTCAGAGAGTTCTGGGAGGATTATGTACTGGTGATGGAAACCTTGGAGGAAAATCAG GTCCATGTTGTCCGCCCAGTTCTGAACAGAGTGGACTCTCTTATCCAAACTACAGCAAATAAAG GTCAGGACCTCTTTCACCCATCGTGGCTGCTGTGTGTGTACCAACGGATGTTCCACAGTGAGAATAAAACGTTAATGCGAGCAGGTGTGTGTCACCTGTTGGACCTTCAAATCCTCCACCAGCCAGCCTTTGCGTCAGCATTTTCTCAG TTTGTTGTCGGACCTTTCATGGATGTTCTGTCAGAAATGTCACTCTTCTCCAT GGCAGCGAGCCAGCGTGTTGGAGACTGTCCCGATCTGGCAGTTAAACTCCAAACCTTTTTGAAGAACTTCTTCAGCATTCTGCCAAGAGAGGACCAAG GGCGCGTGCTGCTGCTTCTGATCCAGCAGCTTGGTTCAAAGCATTGGTGTGCAGTGCCCCTCCTCTTCATCTCTCAGGCCCTGTCAAAACTTGATCCGAGCCCAATATTGGCGCTCGATGGGCTTACTGCCTTCAG GGAGGTACTGCGCTGCACGATGATTACACATCAAGTCCTCCTGAGAGGTGCTGCCCAGTGCTTCTTATTGAGGAGCGCCCTCTGTCTCATggatgtg AACAGAGTGACCCTCGATGACGTCTTTACCTTCCTGGGCAATTTCCGAGCCGATGAGTCGCTTTGTCGAGGCACAGCACTTTGGAATGAG GTGTGTGACTGGCTCTCAAGCAATGAGGGCAGCTTTAAGACAAGTGATGATGGTGTTACCTCTAGCAAGGAAACCATAAAAGTGTATGTTCATGGCAAACTACATGAGTTTCTAAGAGTTCCAGCATGCACTG GCCAGACAgagagtttacctgacaccaaaGAGGCTGACATGTTGGCTAGGTCCATTATGCTATGGACTGACATTGAGGGGAGTCAACCTGGAGCTAAGATTGCTGACAGCCTACATTTGTTAATGTCTCCTATCATGGACACTTTGAGTCGGGTTGGTAGCAACATCTACATGCCTGAAAGGAAGAGTGACAAAAGCTTGCAACTCGTCCTCCGACTGCTCCAGCTTAGAGAAACACAGAAGGAACATG GGGATGAAGTGACCACTGCTTTGGAGGGGCTCATTTTCCAGTTTATAGATTCAATTCAGGAGTTCATCTTGAGGCGTCTGTGTGGGGAACTGCAAGAG tTGTGTGATGTGGAGCGGGCGCAGCTCTATTTGTGTGTCTTGAAGCAGCTGGCCATGCACAGCTGTAAAATTCAACAAGATTCCTTCCCGAAACTCATTAAGTACAGTCTGAATGTCCTGAAAGAACCACCCCAGCAG ATCCCCTCAGTGGGTAGTCAGGTGGTCAGAGCAGTTGCTATGGCATCTCTTGCCATGGTATGTCAGCTATTGGAGCAGCAAGAAATTGGCCTGGAAACGCTTTCTCTTCTAAAACAACTGAACGAGCACTTCTACAAGCCAGTGCCGTTTCCTTGGCAAAGTCATTCAACTTTGGGTCGCTTCAATGAGAGGCTACTTAAACCTCAGACAACAGACAGTTCGGG TAACGAAAGTTTCCAGGGTCTTCTGCGAGACTGGGGTCGCACAGCTGCCCACTTCATGCGAGACCAGTGGATTTGCCTGAGTTTCCTCACCAAAACACTCGGGTTTCAGGATTTCGAGCTCCCCAAAAACAAAGAGACTGTCATAGCAGCTCTGAGCTGCTGCGTGGATGCTCTCGCTCTTCTGCCCAGCGACCTGGTGCTGCCGGTTCTCGCCTTCATGGAGACGGCGCTACCACAA TTAGTACATGAAGATGAATCCCTCTGTGTGGAAGCTGTGAGTCAGTGCTGGGAGCTAGTCCATGGGCTCAGCAATAATGCCCATGACTTTTGGCCTGCCCTAAAAGGCTTCATCTCAGTGGCCTTCCACCAAAAGCTGCTGTTGCTCACAGACAGTCAGGCCCCAGTCCTGACAAAAACCGTGAAACAG attGCTGTTGAGATCATGGAGTTTTCTGAGTCCAAGAATGGAGTTTTTAGTGTGCTGCTGGAACACTGTTGTCAAACGTGGTTGCCTGCTAGTGAACAAAGCAGGAACCCAGATGACAACAATTTCTCCAGTGTCTTTAGTTATATTAACATCATGGCTGAGGGCTGCATTTATGGCCCTGTGTTCAGGAGAGATCAGCG gctTGTTCAAGATGTCCAGGCATATGTGGAGCAACTTGGTGAGCTATGTGCCGCCAACGCCGTGGTCACCAG TGACAACAGAGATGACCAACTACCTCGCATGTACACACTGGCTTTTCTTAGTCGGCTGGATGTTTCTAACCTTCTGCACGAACAACTGATGGAGCAGCTTGTTgtcattcttttaaaaaag gacaaaaacatgtcaaagtCAGTACGTATCTCCAGTAACTCTCTACAACATCGCGTGAAAAACAGAATATGGCAGACAGTGTTAATGATGCTCCCCAAATTCAAAGAG GGGTTTGTGGCCTCTATACTGAGCAGTGTCTTTGAGGCTGGCTTCTGCAGTAACCAGGCTTCAGTCAAGTACATGATTGAGTGGACAATGATTCTGATCCTTGTCCATTATCCCAAATATATTGACAGCTTTTGGGCATGCTTCAACATG CATCATGAAGGAACCAAGACTGGCATCTGTACCTTCTTTGCAGTCCTCGTGCATTTCTCTGTCATCATTCCCAAACTTCAGGATCCA GATATACATTTGGGAAAGGCACTTGACATCAGCCTTCAGTGGTGTTTCCACCATAACTTCAGTGTTCGTCTGTATGCCCTGCTGGCCTTAAAGCGTGTTTGGAGTTTGGTGGAAGTCAGAGGAGAGAAAACTGTTGAAGGTCTGAGGGCGCTGTCCACTGTCGTCAAGGCCTGTCTCCACCAGACTGAGGCCTTGAAGAACACGGG GAATGCCAACAAGAACTGGACCAGGATTCAAGAGCACTTCTTCTTTGGTACCTTTCATCCAATCAGAGATTACAGCATTGAG ACAATATTCTACACTTTTCCAAGTCTGTCAGGGTTGGCTGATGATGAGTGGATACTTCCTTTGAAGTTTAAGAAGCTGTCAGGCTTTTCTCAAACACCTCCTTTGAGGAATACTACTCCCGACCTTAGCCAGCTCCAGCCCGGAGACTGGATCCAGCAGGATAAAA GTGAGGAGGACAACGAGGAGCGGTGGGCTGAGGTGCAGAAGAAAATAACCCCCTGGAGGTTGGACATCTTGGAGCAGGACCTCGAGCTTCAACTGGTTCCTCTGCAGAGAGCAGCTCGCCTGGGCAAGCAACATAGCGCGCTGCTGGTGGTCGCCTCACTCATCGACAAGCCAACAAACCTTGGAG GTCTGTGCCGGACCTGTGAGATCTTTGGTGCCAGTGCGTTGGCGCTAGACAACCTCCGTCACATCACTGACAAACACTTTCAGTCCCTCAGTGTCTCATCTGAACTTTGGCTTCCTCTCCTGGAG GTAAAGCCGTTGGAGCTCACGGACTTTCTGCAATTGAAGAAGAGTGAGGGCTACTGCATTGTCGGTGTGGAGCAGACTGCTAACAGTCAGAGCCTTCAGGACTACCAGTTTCTTGAAAAGACTCTGCTACTTCTTGG taACGAACGAGAAGGCATCCCCGCCAACTTGCTTCAGCTGCTGGACGTGTGTGTGGAGATCCCTCAGCAAGGGGTCATCCGCTCACTCAACGTACATGTGAGCGCCGCCCTGCTGATCTGGGAGTACACTCGCCAACGCGTGAAGTGA
- the tarbp1 gene encoding probable methyltransferase TARBP1 isoform X1, with protein MNSVLINAVLSNFPNYELLFDTLCWPADVWPETDRVEALTSFVEGLEQFFVQSETSPSTTAKRQFIRDKSQSIIWTHCLPLLSRISAQTEGARCRESTAAVCRLVAACVRLGGSAAAGQAALAVLPSLRLFEEERPSGGTLSVEVASEVLAALFPSLTGDELLTSNILSCILSGFRTFTDGSLTRVTVRLMLALLGSCDYAKIGTILSKTLSELCTWHASERTPAVTERALLCFTALSDHLLGSTDPDPRSCLLFWWVLQDGLIHSDSVSRKRALYLLKRCVALSQEQGLDCPSRQVSGEEVLFKWQAKCSKMLREFWEDYVLVMETLEENQVHVVRPVLNRVDSLIQTTANKGQDLFHPSWLLCVYQRMFHSENKTLMRAGVCHLLDLQILHQPAFASAFSQFVVGPFMDVLSEMSLFSMAASQRVGDCPDLAVKLQTFLKNFFSILPREDQGRVLLLLIQQLGSKHWCAVPLLFISQALSKLDPSPILALDGLTAFREVLRCTMITHQVLLRGAAQCFLLRSALCLMDVNRVTLDDVFTFLGNFRADESLCRGTALWNEVCDWLSSNEGSFKTSDDGVTSSKETIKVYVHGKLHEFLRVPACTGQTESLPDTKEADMLARSIMLWTDIEGSQPGAKIADSLHLLMSPIMDTLSRVGSNIYMPERKSDKSLQLVLRLLQLRETQKEHGDEVTTALEGLIFQFIDSIQEFILRRLCGELQELCDVERAQLYLCVLKQLAMHSCKIQQDSFPKLIKYSLNVLKEPPQQIPSVGSQVVRAVAMASLAMVCQLLEQQEIGLETLSLLKQLNEHFYKPVPFPWQSHSTLGRFNERLLKPQTTDSSGNESFQGLLRDWGRTAAHFMRDQWICLSFLTKTLGFQDFELPKNKETVIAALSCCVDALALLPSDLVLPVLAFMETALPQLVHEDESLCVEAVSQCWELVHGLSNNAHDFWPALKGFISVAFHQKLLLLTDSQAPVLTKTVKQIAVEIMEFSESKNGVFSVLLEHCCQTWLPASEQSRNPDDNNFSSVFSYINIMAEGCIYGPVFRRDQRLVQDVQAYVEQLGELCAANAVVTSDNRDDQLPRMYTLAFLSRLDVSNLLHEQLMEQLVVILLKKDKNMSKSVRISSNSLQHRVKNRIWQTVLMMLPKFKEGFVASILSSVFEAGFCSNQASVKYMIEWTMILILVHYPKYIDSFWACFNMHHEGTKTGICTFFAVLVHFSVIIPKLQDPDIHLGKALDISLQWCFHHNFSVRLYALLALKRVWSLVEVRGEKTVEGLRALSTVVKACLHQTEALKNTGNANKNWTRIQEHFFFGTFHPIRDYSIETIFYTFPSLSGLADDEWILPLKFKKLSGFSQTPPLRNTTPDLSQLQPGDWIQQDKSEEDNEERWAEVQKKITPWRLDILEQDLELQLVPLQRAARLGKQHSALLVVASLIDKPTNLGGLCRTCEIFGASALALDNLRHITDKHFQSLSVSSELWLPLLEVKPLELTDFLQLKKSEGYCIVGVEQTANSQSLQDYQFLEKTLLLLGNEREGIPANLLQLLDVCVEIPQQGVIRSLNVHVSAALLIWEYTRQRVK; from the exons ATGAATTCTGTTTTAATCAACGCAGTATTGTCTAATTTCCCCAACTACGAGCTTCTGTTTGACACTCTGTGCTGGCCAGCTGACGTGTGGCCGGAGACGGACCGTGTCGAGGCGCTGACATCTTTTGTCGAAGGACTCGAGCAATTTTTCGTCCAATCAGAAACAAGTCCATCGACAACCGCGAAAAGACAATTTATACGAGATAAAAGCCAGTCTATCATTTGGACGCATTGTCTCCCTCTTCTCTCCCGAATATCAGCACAAACGGAGGGGGCGCGCTGTCGGGAGAGCACAGCAGCTGTGTGCAGACTTGTGGCCGCCTGTGTCCGGTTAGGTGGCTCTGCTGCTGCTGGCCAAGCCGCTCTGGCCGTCCTGCCTTCGCTGCGGCTGTTCGAGGAGGAACGGCCCAGCGGAGGGACACTGAGCGTGGAGGTTGCCAGTGAAGTCCTGGCTGCCCTGTTTCCGTCTTTAACAGGAGACGAGCTGCTCACGTCGAACATCTTGTCATGTATCTTGTCGGGCTTTAGAACTTTTACAGACGGGTCGCTCACCCGGGTCACTGTCAGGCTCATGCTAGCCCTGCTGGGCTCTTGCGATTATGCTAAAATCGGCACCATTCTCAGCAAGACTTTGAGCGAACTGTGTACCTGGCATGCCTCGGAGCGCACACCCGCCGTAACTGAGCGAGCCCTGCTGTGTTTCACCGCCCTGTCAGACCACCTGTTGGGATCCACTGATCCAGACCCTCGTTCCTGTCTCCTCTTCTGGTGGGTGCTCCAGGACGGACTCATCCACAGTGATAGCGTGTCCCGAAAGAGAGCACTGTACCTGCTCAAAAGGTGTGTGGCATTGTCACAAGAGCAAGGATTGGATTGTCCTTCACGACAAG TGAGTGGTGAGGAGGTCCTGTTCAAATGGCAAGCCAAATGCAGTAAAATGCTCAGAGAGTTCTGGGAGGATTATGTACTGGTGATGGAAACCTTGGAGGAAAATCAG GTCCATGTTGTCCGCCCAGTTCTGAACAGAGTGGACTCTCTTATCCAAACTACAGCAAATAAAG GTCAGGACCTCTTTCACCCATCGTGGCTGCTGTGTGTGTACCAACGGATGTTCCACAGTGAGAATAAAACGTTAATGCGAGCAGGTGTGTGTCACCTGTTGGACCTTCAAATCCTCCACCAGCCAGCCTTTGCGTCAGCATTTTCTCAG TTTGTTGTCGGACCTTTCATGGATGTTCTGTCAGAAATGTCACTCTTCTCCAT GGCAGCGAGCCAGCGTGTTGGAGACTGTCCCGATCTGGCAGTTAAACTCCAAACCTTTTTGAAGAACTTCTTCAGCATTCTGCCAAGAGAGGACCAAG GGCGCGTGCTGCTGCTTCTGATCCAGCAGCTTGGTTCAAAGCATTGGTGTGCAGTGCCCCTCCTCTTCATCTCTCAGGCCCTGTCAAAACTTGATCCGAGCCCAATATTGGCGCTCGATGGGCTTACTGCCTTCAG GGAGGTACTGCGCTGCACGATGATTACACATCAAGTCCTCCTGAGAGGTGCTGCCCAGTGCTTCTTATTGAGGAGCGCCCTCTGTCTCATggatgtg AACAGAGTGACCCTCGATGACGTCTTTACCTTCCTGGGCAATTTCCGAGCCGATGAGTCGCTTTGTCGAGGCACAGCACTTTGGAATGAG GTGTGTGACTGGCTCTCAAGCAATGAGGGCAGCTTTAAGACAAGTGATGATGGTGTTACCTCTAGCAAGGAAACCATAAAAGTGTATGTTCATGGCAAACTACATGAGTTTCTAAGAGTTCCAGCATGCACTG GCCAGACAgagagtttacctgacaccaaaGAGGCTGACATGTTGGCTAGGTCCATTATGCTATGGACTGACATTGAGGGGAGTCAACCTGGAGCTAAGATTGCTGACAGCCTACATTTGTTAATGTCTCCTATCATGGACACTTTGAGTCGGGTTGGTAGCAACATCTACATGCCTGAAAGGAAGAGTGACAAAAGCTTGCAACTCGTCCTCCGACTGCTCCAGCTTAGAGAAACACAGAAGGAACATG GGGATGAAGTGACCACTGCTTTGGAGGGGCTCATTTTCCAGTTTATAGATTCAATTCAGGAGTTCATCTTGAGGCGTCTGTGTGGGGAACTGCAAGAG tTGTGTGATGTGGAGCGGGCGCAGCTCTATTTGTGTGTCTTGAAGCAGCTGGCCATGCACAGCTGTAAAATTCAACAAGATTCCTTCCCGAAACTCATTAAGTACAGTCTGAATGTCCTGAAAGAACCACCCCAGCAG ATCCCCTCAGTGGGTAGTCAGGTGGTCAGAGCAGTTGCTATGGCATCTCTTGCCATGGTATGTCAGCTATTGGAGCAGCAAGAAATTGGCCTGGAAACGCTTTCTCTTCTAAAACAACTGAACGAGCACTTCTACAAGCCAGTGCCGTTTCCTTGGCAAAGTCATTCAACTTTGGGTCGCTTCAATGAGAGGCTACTTAAACCTCAGACAACAGACAGTTCGGG TAACGAAAGTTTCCAGGGTCTTCTGCGAGACTGGGGTCGCACAGCTGCCCACTTCATGCGAGACCAGTGGATTTGCCTGAGTTTCCTCACCAAAACACTCGGGTTTCAGGATTTCGAGCTCCCCAAAAACAAAGAGACTGTCATAGCAGCTCTGAGCTGCTGCGTGGATGCTCTCGCTCTTCTGCCCAGCGACCTGGTGCTGCCGGTTCTCGCCTTCATGGAGACGGCGCTACCACAA TTAGTACATGAAGATGAATCCCTCTGTGTGGAAGCTGTGAGTCAGTGCTGGGAGCTAGTCCATGGGCTCAGCAATAATGCCCATGACTTTTGGCCTGCCCTAAAAGGCTTCATCTCAGTGGCCTTCCACCAAAAGCTGCTGTTGCTCACAGACAGTCAGGCCCCAGTCCTGACAAAAACCGTGAAACAG attGCTGTTGAGATCATGGAGTTTTCTGAGTCCAAGAATGGAGTTTTTAGTGTGCTGCTGGAACACTGTTGTCAAACGTGGTTGCCTGCTAGTGAACAAAGCAGGAACCCAGATGACAACAATTTCTCCAGTGTCTTTAGTTATATTAACATCATGGCTGAGGGCTGCATTTATGGCCCTGTGTTCAGGAGAGATCAGCG gctTGTTCAAGATGTCCAGGCATATGTGGAGCAACTTGGTGAGCTATGTGCCGCCAACGCCGTGGTCACCAG TGACAACAGAGATGACCAACTACCTCGCATGTACACACTGGCTTTTCTTAGTCGGCTGGATGTTTCTAACCTTCTGCACGAACAACTGATGGAGCAGCTTGTTgtcattcttttaaaaaag gacaaaaacatgtcaaagtCAGTACGTATCTCCAGTAACTCTCTACAACATCGCGTGAAAAACAGAATATGGCAGACAGTGTTAATGATGCTCCCCAAATTCAAAGAG GGGTTTGTGGCCTCTATACTGAGCAGTGTCTTTGAGGCTGGCTTCTGCAGTAACCAGGCTTCAGTCAAGTACATGATTGAGTGGACAATGATTCTGATCCTTGTCCATTATCCCAAATATATTGACAGCTTTTGGGCATGCTTCAACATG CATCATGAAGGAACCAAGACTGGCATCTGTACCTTCTTTGCAGTCCTCGTGCATTTCTCTGTCATCATTCCCAAACTTCAGGATCCA GATATACATTTGGGAAAGGCACTTGACATCAGCCTTCAGTGGTGTTTCCACCATAACTTCAGTGTTCGTCTGTATGCCCTGCTGGCCTTAAAGCGTGTTTGGAGTTTGGTGGAAGTCAGAGGAGAGAAAACTGTTGAAGGTCTGAGGGCGCTGTCCACTGTCGTCAAGGCCTGTCTCCACCAGACTGAGGCCTTGAAGAACACGGG GAATGCCAACAAGAACTGGACCAGGATTCAAGAGCACTTCTTCTTTGGTACCTTTCATCCAATCAGAGATTACAGCATTGAG ACAATATTCTACACTTTTCCAAGTCTGTCAGGGTTGGCTGATGATGAGTGGATACTTCCTTTGAAGTTTAAGAAGCTGTCAGGCTTTTCTCAAACACCTCCTTTGAGGAATACTACTCCCGACCTTAGCCAGCTCCAGCCCGGAGACTGGATCCAGCAGGATAAAA GTGAGGAGGACAACGAGGAGCGGTGGGCTGAGGTGCAGAAGAAAATAACCCCCTGGAGGTTGGACATCTTGGAGCAGGACCTCGAGCTTCAACTGGTTCCTCTGCAGAGAGCAGCTCGCCTGGGCAAGCAACATAGCGCGCTGCTGGTGGTCGCCTCACTCATCGACAAGCCAACAAACCTTGGAG GTCTGTGCCGGACCTGTGAGATCTTTGGTGCCAGTGCGTTGGCGCTAGACAACCTCCGTCACATCACTGACAAACACTTTCAGTCCCTCAGTGTCTCATCTGAACTTTGGCTTCCTCTCCTGGAG GTAAAGCCGTTGGAGCTCACGGACTTTCTGCAATTGAAGAAGAGTGAGGGCTACTGCATTGTCGGTGTGGAGCAGACTGCTAACAGTCAGAGCCTTCAGGACTACCAGTTTCTTGAAAAGACTCTGCTACTTCTTGG taACGAACGAGAAGGCATCCCCGCCAACTTGCTTCAGCTGCTGGACGTGTGTGTGGAGATCCCTCAGCAAGGGGTCATCCGCTCACTCAACGTACATGTGAGCGCCGCCCTGCTGATCTGGGAGTACACTCGCCAACGCGTGAAGTGA